Sequence from the Panicum virgatum strain AP13 chromosome 5N, P.virgatum_v5, whole genome shotgun sequence genome:
AAAGCTTCACAAGTCACAAAATTGCTCTTGCCTTTGATCAAAATTTACATCCATTTTCATGGAGCTTACAACCAAGGTCCCCAACCAGGAAACATTTGGCACAACCGATCGACATCTACTGCATCCTGTATGAATTGTTGGACCTAAAAGGCAAACATAAAGATGAATGTAATTTTGATTGGCAAATTATAAAGATCTTAAGGCCTTGGCGTCACCAAGATGGTTACCTGGCCCTGCACGCTTCTCATCTCACCATCTTCGTACCCATCCAGCTTCTGTTTAACACGGAGTATAGCACGAGCTGCATCCTTGTTGCCCTCGTAAGCCTCTTGAGAGTCATCCAAACATGAGTCAGTATCATCTGTTTCCTGCAAAAAATGCATACTAGTTTAATGGGTTGCCTTGCAGGAGGATTCTAATCTCTACCGACAGAATATCCGTGTTCAACAGCGTGGTCAAAGACCAGTGTATGCAAATATCAGTggcacaaaaaaaaacttgggATAAAAAACTTGGGATACCTAACAGGCATACTAGCAAATTCCAGCTGTATGAACAGAGCTTTATGAAAACAAGTTAAGCAAATTTACTTACCTTTTGACGCTGTAAAGCTTTCAGTGGTGAGAGTGCCCATTTATATAGAGGATCATGAATAAAAACCTGATACATTCAACCCAGTCTTAGGAGGAGCTAAAGTATTGAACACCCTTAAAATTACGAAAAATCTGGTAATGTACATACTTCGATAATAGTGAGCGACACTTCTTTATTTGCCCTCATGACTGAGAGAGTTTtaactccgcctatgctgactggaagactctctctcctgagtcgtctcagcatagccggtcccaagcccggataaaggaggagggttgcgttaggttttggcaaaccagcataaaaatagccactctaatggatttgaaacccataagaaactcgttggggcgtaaccctcttagcgacgcgctacatcggaacccgggtgtggtgataaatgggcaagggccgggtcgccatccccccaagggcgcgtcgtatcatgacctgggta
This genomic interval carries:
- the LOC120675575 gene encoding serine/threonine-protein kinase ATM-like; this encodes MRANKEVSLTIIEVFIHDPLYKWALSPLKALQRQKETDDTDSCLDDSQEAYEGNKDAARAILRVKQKLDGYEDGEMRSVQGQVQQFIQDAVDVDRLCQMFPGWGPWL